Below is a genomic region from Brassica rapa cultivar Chiifu-401-42 chromosome A08, CAAS_Brap_v3.01, whole genome shotgun sequence.
CACCCGGTTAGACTGTTATTCAAGAAAAGGACTTCTTGTAGGAACTTTATGTTGCCTATGCTGGCGGGAATTGGACCCGTGAACCTAAGTCACATcaccaaaaaaagataaaaataaataatttagctACCTACCAAAACACAGACTATAGTAGCTGTAAGTAGGGACACAAAAACAATCTTGAAATTAACCGGTAcaacaattaataaaaatatccaaagaaaacaataaaatttattttatttttaaaataacacaaaatataccaaaatataacattagttaaattataaattatatttttttcaatttgagTTTGGATTTATTGATCAGTGTTTATATTTAGTATTTTAGAGATATTTTTTAGAGTCAAAGTTCAAGAGTTTGAAATAATGATTCATTTTACTTTTTAACTAATGTTATTTATGTGATATTTATCGTAAATTCTTTTGGTGTTATCTAAATAATTTGCCCACTAATTAACTCAACTGGATTATttaccaaaataaaagaaacttaAAAACTTAAATCTGAAAGCTAACCTGTTGTTGGCGAATGTGAGATAAAGAGCAGTGATGGAGCCAAGATTGGATGGAAGCGTCTGAACaagattgttgttgttgatgaacaAGACGTCGAGATCAAGATTAAAGACCTGAGGAGGAACACAGCCTGAGAAAGTATTGAACCTGAGATCAAGAAACGTGAGATTTTTGGCTTTCAAGACAGAAGCTGGGAAGTCTCCTGTGAGTTTGTTGTTGCTTAGGTCGAGCTCGAATAAGTATTTTAAGTTGGTGACTTCAGGCACAGAGCCTAAGAAGTCGTTGGAGTTTGCGTGAAAGATCGTGACTGTGTCTAGCTTGTCGAGGAAGTTATGTAACACGAGTTTATCGCCACCGAAGTTAAAACCGTTAAACTGGATGCTCGCGAGTGCCTTATCAGTTGTATTCGGGAAGATTGCGCATTCAAGTCCCAGGTATTTGTATTTGTTGCAAATGTCGGTGCCTTCCCAAGTCTTAAGAATATGCATTGGATCGCGTGTAACTAGTTTCTGGAAAGCTTTGAGGACTGGGAACACTTTCTTTAGTAGTGGGCTCTCAAAGCCAAGTAGCGGCAACGGTGGCTGCCCCCGCGACTTTGGCGGCGGTTTTGGCGGTGCACGTTGCCGCTGCGGCGGTGGAAGTTGTGGTGGTGGAGGgcatggaggaggaggaggtggtggagagCAATCTTCTGGTTCAGGTTCCGGTTCTGGTGAAGGTGACGGCGGTGGATTGCCACCGCCTCCAATGATGATTTCGAAGGATTTTCTCTTGGTGATGTGGGTGTCTCCGGTAGGTAGAGTGAAACTGACAAGTGAGAGTgaaagaaggagaaggagaagtgaAGCCATTGGTTTTGAAGAAATGATGAGGTGAGTATTTAGATAAGCTTATGACTACATATATAGAGAGATTTTTGAAGCATAGAGGATGAGAAGACTCATAAGAATTTTGAGAAGTCAACGGACATCTTTTTGGAGGTAATCattgaattaaataaaatgaaagataATGTAACTATTTTCATGTGTATGGTTGTATTTTTTGCTAAATAATATCTTTAGGTTGGAATTGATTAGGTCGGTATGTCAGATTGGGCCATTAACAATTCCGTCCagacattttaatttttatgccTTCACAAAGGATTAAGCCCATTTTCAACATCCAATATCTGAAGGTATGAAACTTCAGTTGATGATTGAAAAggtcaaaaaaaaactcatgttTTTACATGCATAAGTAGAATGTAGATGTCTGTGTTACTGTGTAGATGATTAAACATGTCTGAACAGTAAAtcctttttctatttaaaagttaaaacaatagCTTCACACTGTGGGATATTATCTCTCATTTACTACGTACTCTCTCTTTGTCTGAATTTCcgaatatttaaaacattaaatacTTACACaagtaattattttaatttttacttcTTCACCAAAGAAAATCACATATTTTAGGTCTGACTAAACCAAAATTGTTGACGTTAACCAAAATTTTAAGTTTACGTTCAATttcaatctattttttttttaaatggttacCGGCTAAGTTCGGTTTGAGTCAATAATCAGTTAATtcggttttaaaaaatataatcaaatcATACCAATCACGACTTAAACTGTGTAACTGATAGACCCGGCTGGGAAAAAGATCAAGATAAAAGGTGTGCACATCATTGGTGAATGATTAGATATAGCCTTGCAACAGCTTGTACATCAGCCAGACAGTGCATCTGTAGCTTTGTTCTCTCCAGAGAATGGTGATAATGTGGATGTAAATGACTAATAATTAATAACTCTGTCTTTTGACAAATAACTCTAAATGTCTTTCTAAAGTATCATTGTTTTAATGTGTGGTATAATTATATGTCAAGAAATACACCTTGGACCCATAAGCAATAAGTTTTTACATATGTGTTTTCACGGACCTCTGTTGTTGTTTGAGGACCGATGGTAGGTGGGAAAGCAATATTGGACTGTAAATCTTCTTATCGGAAAAGTGTTAATAAAAATGGGTACATTAAAGTTTCTCCACTTGTAGTGCTTCTTAGTTCTTATTGCAACGAAGGCTATGTAAAAATgaacatataaatattaaatatttagttacaaaagaaaatattaaatatttgtagcAATGAGTTTGTGGAATGATATTAAAGATTGGTTGAGAAGCTTTCAATAGGATCAGATTCTTCAAGCATAGATTGGAAGCAATCAGTAGCATCAGCTATACGTTCATCGTACTTATGAACCAGACCTAAGTAATACCAAGCTTTTCTGTTTGTCGGATCAATCCTCAACGCATCAGAAAGCAAGCTTCTCACCACAGGAAGTGTTGGTTGATGTTCTTTCCCTCTTTCAGACAACAACGCTCCAACAGCTACTTTGCAAGGAACTGATGAATCCTCTAGAGTTACGTATATGTTTgctttttataatatttagctatacatatttatatgtatttttaactTTAACGAAACAacttttatcttttcttttcagTTTTACTTCTCAAGTTAGTCGATGAAATTTTGAAACGTAAAAACAATTCTTCTTCTGATGTTGATTACAAATAGAGAAAACTCAAatgtaacttcaaaaaaaatatcaattggaaaaaaacaattcaaaagAATGATGAGCGTGTGAGGAAACCTTAGAAGTTCTTAAAGTGTTtcttatttgatatgatatcaAAAGATTGCCTTATATTAGGCACAAATAGAGAATGATACATGATTTAATCTTGACATAGGCATAGAAATGGAGAAATGGTCCTTCTTACATGTTCTCTGGGAGGCTTGGATCTTGTTTCTGCAGTCAAAGATCCATCAACAACACCCGTATCTTCAGACTTCAGTGTCCAAGGTACTAAAACGATGAAAGTGAGGtcaaaaaaagagagaacaaaTTTAAAtgtctttaaaaaataaatctcaaaAACCTATAAAATAAGGTTGAAACATGATCACTCGAGATTTAACCCAATAAACTAACTGCAAATGCATAGTAAAATATAGATGGGTTTGAGAATTTAAATGACTAGATACATACTTCAATTCTCATTTCAAATCAAGCTAAAAGAAACATAGATGGGTTTGtaactaaacaaaaaatataatagataaaaaaaattatgtaaacgATAAAAAAAAAGCGCTATGCATCTGGTAATTTGTAGAAAATCAGATTATTAATGCAAGTATTTTTTTAGGAAGTTAACGAAAAACCATTCGtgaactcaaaacatatttgtaTAATATTTCCACTCTTGTGGCTCCAATTACAATGTCTAGCAAGGAGTTAACAAAGAACCATTTGtgaactcaaaacatagttgtATAATCTTTCCACTCATGTGTCTCCAATTACAATGTTTAGCAACATAGAGAACTAACTCTCGTTGAGCCTATGAGATTAGACATGTATTAAGTTTGAGTTTTGATATATTCACATAGCACAATAACATCAACTCTCATTGGTTAAGGACACTTGCTCACAAGGATTTGTTTCAGGCAATAAAATCAACTTTTGATGTATCTAATCAACCTAAGATCAATAAACTAATTGGCCCAATCAAGCATAAAGAACATTCCATGTAAAAAATCTAATGAAAATTCTCCAAACTATCAACCCTAAACATTCAATCTAAATCCCTTCAACAACCCTTCAACCTAATAATGAAACTATCTCAGACATGAAAGCAGGAACACAAATCAATTTAGATAACATTATTAGATACAGAGAAGCAACTGGGGttcagaaaataatatatcttctCCCTTCAactaaaaaacataataattttcttaaaagtaaAGCTTAATTCTCTATTTTTTGTCTTAAGAGGTGTTTATAGATAATGGGCTACTTTGGAAAAAGGGCAAAACCAAAACAggaaaaaggaaaaggaaaatttCAGTCTAGCTCATACGCGTCAGATCAATCAATCAAACAATGAGATCAATCGATTCAGTTCTTGTCTGATAGATCTCTTCACTTCTCGCTCGCGGATCGATTGATCCATAAGTACCATTGATCGAGTTCGGGTAAGACGGATCGATTGATCCATTAATGTTACGATTCTCAATCAATTGATCCTCAACTGCCATTTGCTCCTACTGCTTCAAATTATCGCGAAAATTTCTTGAAATCCATGTAAAGCTTCACCAAAGTCTCAAATAACATCCAAACACCTATAATATCCGAAAACATAGATAAAAGACTACAAAAACCTAGAAAACTACTAAAAACCATATCAACAAGTAGTAAGAACTAAGATATATCAAAGCAAtgatactcttttttttttattcttttgtgtGCTTCATGTAAAATTTTCCTTCTTATGATCAACTTGACCATTTTGTcagatcttttttttgttttgactaattttgttatgattttcaaactaaaatcgGAGCAGATTTCGTATGTGTCTTATCAATAAATAAtttactatatattataaagtCAATTTTGTGTTGTTCAATCTGTCAATTTTAGTGCAACggaaacaaattttgtgtattaAAATTATCTGAGACGGCGGCTCACTTCTCATCACTAGAAAAGGAAAATTGGTTAAGAGAAAAAATGATGATAGAAGAGATTATGTTTAATTGGTGTTGGAGTTAAGGAGCACCGAAGCTTCCATTGTTGAGGCATAGCCCCTCTTGCTGTTGTGAAGAGGTGATAGAGACAAATGATCGATTACATAGTTTTCCTATAGGATGAAAGCTTCACAACGGTCGAGATTGCTGCTTCGTGCATAAAGGAAGTGTGTTATGACGCGTGTCTTGTAGAGCAACAAGATGCTATCATGGAGATGGTCACGACTCGATCAACACTACTTCTCTCTAAATGGGTTTTAGTTCATTGGGcttatttaaatgaaatttggTTGACAAAAAGAAGTATCAAAGTTTCTTTATTTGATTTCATATCAAGACCATTGCCTTATGTATAAATTGTatcattcaattttttttttatgatttgatATCGAGTTGCAGTCATACTTTTCATCttggttttaatatttatcGTTATGGAAATAGATTAGCATATAAAAGATTACTTGTAACCTCCACTTCTTTTTGGTCGTCGTATAGCTTTCATTTGCTTTTCAACAACCTTTCCAACTTTAAAAACTTGCAAAGACAGATaatcaagaagaaaaagaacttttgataaacaaaaaatgttttaaaaattaattacatgATTAAGACTACTTTAAAATctctaacaaaaataataaattacttgtttgaaaagaaaactaaaaaaatcaaaacggCGCCACTTCGCTACGACCGAACTCGTCGGAGTTCACAAGAGTATCGTCCGGCCATGAATCTCTGAGAAGCTTCAAAAGCATCTGAGCTTTCCTCTTCGCTCTCTCCGTACAATCACTCTGCACCAGAAGCAGCAACTGCGTCACCAATCCCGCCGCCGCAGCCTCGTCTCTACACCTTTCCTCCGCCGTGCACAGAGCCAACAACGCTCCCGCCGCATACTCCGTCGCTCTATCCGACACTCTCAAAATCGTCTTCACAAGAAGCGGCACCGTCAAAGCGTGCTCTCCGAACGCCGCGCATCCTTCCGGCAGCCGGCAGAGAAGCTCCACCGTCGCTAAACCCCTCTCCGTATCGCACCTATCGAAGTCCGCCGCTAAGCGGTCGATTAAAGTCCCCGGGGCTCCGGCGGAGATAGCGAGGTGGCGCGTTTGTTTCACGAGGCAGAGAGCGAAGAGCGCTTTGATTCCGATCTTCAAAGCTCGCCGCGATGAAACCGAACTTCTCAAAAGATCCATCACGCCTTCGAAAACCGAACCCGACCCGGAGATTATCATTTTCAGATCCGTAGATTTGGATCCGGTCAACACCATCTCTACCAACGCCGCGGCGTTGACCCGGTTCTCAATCGATGAATCGAACAGTAACCGGGTCAtaaacccgacccgacccggatCCGAGGAGATGGACTCGCACTCTCCCTCCGTCATATGAAACATAACCAGAAGCGCGAGGGACTCGGTAACAACCTCGGACGACGACGTTTCGACTCCAACGTCCACGTCAGCGAACAAAATCCTCACGAGAATCTCCCTCGCGTTATGACCGGCGATCAAAACGCGATTCTTCTCGCTATCTCTAGCCAATCCCCTGAGACGACGAATCGCGGCGGCGCGTGAGCGGACGGAGACGTGAGTTCCCGAAATTGCGGAAGCTTGGCTGAGGAGAGACCGGACGGATATCGGATCCGCCGGCTGTTTCGGCGTGGGAATCCGTTCGACGCCGCTGGAGCGGTTGGCGACGCACCATTCTTGGATTAGACGGCGGAGAGTGTGGTTAGGGATGAGAGTGAAGTCGGAGAGAGGGAGGCGTGTGACGGGGCAACTGGTGTTTCCGGTGGCGATCCATGACTCGATGCTTGTGCGGTCGTAAGTCTGACCGGTTGAGACGGTTACTGGATCGGTCATAAGCTCCAATGAGATTGGGCATCTGAAATGGTAAGGTATTTGGATTCCGAGATCCAACGGTTCTAAGTTCCCCGGCATTTTTGGAAGTTTTTTTTCTGAGCTTTTaggatttgtttttctttttttggaatTTGAGAGAAGGAAGACGAAGGAAGGAGGAGACCTTATCTGCGCAGGGTATGCGCCACACGTGTGGCTTTTATAACTTTGTTGGTTAGTTCTCATCTGgtgaatttaaattttaaacattttatctATTCGGTTTGATAAAATtagttgtttttataaaatgttatgaaCTTCGCATAAAATATGGAGACAATATAATTGTCCATTTTTGATACCAGCTGTTAAACAACAATAATTTGTTATGAAAATTgatgtttatattatttttatgtaataaatattaagtaagATCTATAAATCAATGAAAGGAAATTTCAgaaattaaatacaaaagagttgaatttttttttgtgtgctcGATTTGACAGAATAAACATATTAAGTTAAATCAAGAAAATTTTACagcttactaaataaaaaatgatattaacattccgtttttgtttattttttttgtaaagtgtaaaaattctaaaagtaacaatttcagtattttttttttcttgtcaacaCAATCTCAGCATTTAAAACATAAGCAGTGTCGAATATATTATCTATCTTATGgtttcattttgttttataCGTTGAGATGTTAAATGGTATTTACTGTCTACATTTTGTTGAGTAATAGAATCGCaccaataaatttttttgttaagtctTAATCacttactagattttgacccgcgcttaagaagcgcggatatttttttggtgatcataaactcaaatattaaatgaatttatatttattattagatatctaaaatatttaaaagctgttctattattattatttcagttcGGTACAATGTTTTTATTGAGTTTTCATATCCGAATCAGACTTGTGGTCGAACCGTAAAATCtaataactcatatatagtgagatagaatataataaaatgaatatagtaaaagtatctgaaaatcaaaaagaccgttattaacccactgagaaaaatataatttgttttttgtgttataaatttttgatatattaatatacatttgacttgtataaaaaatttcttttaacaaatattgttaagtttatttataaatatattaattatcaatctaccaaaatagtgtagcaagtattatttttttttaattttctatcaaactattatatatatttttttaaaaaaaatcagtttgtgacagatattttattattagaaatccatacaatttaaataatgttacatttatatgtatttatgtataaaatggtcttcagaatttgggattttgtaaaaaaatgggtctaaagttaatttggttaattttttttttgtaacaaaaattaattggatttataattttattttctgaatggattgtatcagttaaattatattttttaaattaaacgcTCAAAGcccaaataataatatttattttgctgatAACAAAGTGAGATTAAATAGGGAATTAgggataacatataatatataaggaagaccaaaaaaaaaaagggtccaacaattttttataagtagattttttaagagtgcttcccttttaatagtatagattttgtTGTTTATTATTTCTTCGTTAATACCAATATCATTTTGCGAtgacaaaagaaaacaatagcATTTTGCAttgataatattattataagttGTTCAAACATTATTCttatatttgtttgttaaaCAATTTTCAACCATTTAGCCACCGTAAATTATTTCATTTGTACTCCTACTCACAGGCTTACGTTTAAATATCTGGATTTGTTTTTCACACATATGAACAAAGTTGAGAAAATTcgcaaattgtttttttttgtcaagtcATTTTATGCTGGAAAATTTTTCGTTaccaaaagttaaaattaaaaatttattttgtaaagataattttttgttcttatccattttaatatgtaaaaaaataacttttgaatTTATTAGTTAATGGATAAATATAGGTTTCTACACATAAGCTTTTAAAACTAGTattgatttattaaaaattgttaatattaAGAATAATGTAActattttactttaaaaaaaactaactaaatttattttattaataagatataaaaagtgaaaaaaatctatttatttgAAAAGAGATGGATTACATAATCTTAGAAGTGAAGCTTAAGACATCTAAATCCAAGTATGTCTTTGGTTTTGATATGACGATACTACAAAACGAAATCGTTAATGTATTTTCGTATATAGATGTCTATACTCATAATTGATGATTGTATCACCAGTTGTGtgtttgtatttgtattttcacTTGGTCAAGATTTGTATACTTGTATTCAGTAGCCACAACCACCGAATTTATTATTATCTACCATatgtatatgaaaataaatatcgATCGTGTGTtgtgttttatttataaaatcaataaatttgGTCAAACTAAAATGCGAAAGACTGGGAACGAACCTGGGACCCACCAAGACAGCTCCCACTTACTTCTGTTACATCAAAGCCTGTAATCATATAACCAAAATAGATCATTACAAGACCAAATAAATAGTTTGACTGTTTTGTCTTTTATGGAAAAACTTTTTGACTGTTTACGTCGCCGTAGGAAGTTAGAGCATCTTTAACCAAAGCACCCCTAATGGGGtgcttaatcatttttttattgaCAAATATGTGTTAAGAATTTTATTAAGAAACTTGTATATTTTCTCCCTCCAATGCAAGGTGCTTAATATGGGATGCTTGATCCGTGAAGCTCAACAGACAAACAcacagaaacaaaacaaaaatgattaACCGAACATGATACACGATTCAACTCAGACCAGATACTATATCATATAATTGAACTCTTAAACAATTGAGATCAAATTCCAAAGCAGATGCTAAATTATATCATTTCAGACAAGAACAGAAGCTACAACATATCAATTCAATCATTCCTATATGAACCTAAGTAAAACCGAGCAATATAAACAAAGACTCAAACGCAGACTAATCAAAATAACAAACGCTTCAGACATGAAAGGAAAAATTATTAACTTTACCTTTCGTCGATAAGAGCTTCGGGCCTGAGAGAGAGGAAAGATATGGCGAGGAGAGGTCCGGACCTGAGAGAGATGCGAGGTGATTCTTCATCGAGGTGAGCCGTCGAGAGAGAGAGTTGGAGGAGATCGACACAGAGAGTCGCCGAAAGATTCACCGCGGAGTCGTCGAGGAGCGAAAGACACGAACAGAGATCATCTTCCACTGATTCGTCGAGGAGAGAGAACCTTCGAGGAGGGATCAGGAGGAGAGATCACGGAGGCGGAGTCGGATGCATGTCGGAGGCGTTGAGGATAGATCACGAGGAGAGATCACTGAGGCATCGCAGAGAGATCGCGACGATAGCTCACGGAGGCGTCGAGGAGAGATCACGAAGGCGTCAAGAGAGATTACGGAGGCGTCGCGAGGAGAGATCACGGAAGCGTCGAGGAGAGATCACGGAGGCGTCGAGAGAGATCACGACGGGGGAGCACCGGCGATTCTCGATTTCGTCGAGGGAGAGAACCCGAAGGCGGAGTCGTCGAGAGAGAACACGAGACGGTTTTGTTTCCTCATgagtgagagagaaagagacgcGGATAACCCATGGTGCAACACGTGTCTCCTAAGCTTCGCTTCTTCTGAAGCTTAATTAAGCGCCGTGTGTTTCAATAATtacttcattttcatttttttttaaatacaaaaatctTTAAGCACTCCACTAAGAGCTTGCGTTAATGATGCTCTTATTATCCTGTTTTCAGTTCTTACAGTTTCTGTTTCTCTTGCTAAACAGTAAATTTTCTGATAGGTCAATCTTTAGGTCTTAATTAAGAATTCAAAAGTTACTTTTGTCTAGACTTTGACAATATTGACatctaattagattttttcaaTTAACTAGAACTAGTCACTGCATTATAACAAATAAACAATAGCTTAAAACAACATTGTAGACTAATTAGAAGCTAATCAAGATAAGCCTGAACaaatacgtatatatatatatacatatatacatacacatcTATGATTGGTTCGTACAATATGCATGATAAATAATTGTAATAGGAACAAAAATCCAGACAGTAAATTGTGTTGGAACTTTAATTTGCTTCTGCACAATTGTAATGTCGGCAAGTACAAGAATTTGCAGAATCCTTTGAGATAAATAAGTTATCGAATGAAGACAAATATTCTTAGACAATAATATcgaaatcaaataaatttgggATGAGGGATAAGATCCATGGACTTAGACCGTATTATTGTCTGTTttctttctatttattttgttttgtatttttattatattttttaaaaaatattaatttatttaaactaaactAAACTGAGTGAAGAGGAGAAGAACAGTATCTGCCTGTCATTTGGCTTGGTTGCATGGGAACAACTAAAGAAGTTCGTGATTATTGTATTTTGCCTTTCTCCGTCTCTCTTGCGATAAAAGGAAAAAGCAAACagaaagtagttaaaaatatataacaaatttaactACATCTCCTGATTAAAGAAAATTACTGAAACCGAAATATTGTCTTACACATATAAacgattatatgtttttataaaattatgaatgCGCATATAATCTAAGATTCATGATTTTCACAATGACATTTACTTCTTTTAGTTTAGAGTTATACATGATCTATAAACGGACTGGGTCCATTTAAATAATATGCATTCGAGTATCATGCCaagttgtttttttcttctataggAAAATAGATGCTTGGTTGTGAGTTGTGACGAGTcctttaatgtaaaatatagatccTTGATGTTCAGGCTGTAACATGTAAATATGCAACAACAATAAAACGATCTGAAtgaatatgaaacaaaaaaaaacaaagtactGCCGTTTGCATACCATTGTTTGCATAACTAACGTTAATTGACTAATCAAACTCCTAATAAATTACATGGTATACACCAATCGA
It encodes:
- the LOC103832926 gene encoding U-box domain-containing protein 26 is translated as MRTNQQSYKSHTCGAYPAQIRSPPSFVFLLSNSKKRKTNPKSSEKKLPKMPGNLEPLDLGIQIPYHFRCPISLELMTDPVTVSTGQTYDRTSIESWIATGNTSCPVTRLPLSDFTLIPNHTLRRLIQEWCVANRSSGVERIPTPKQPADPISVRSLLSQASAISGTHVSVRSRAAAIRRLRGLARDSEKNRVLIAGHNAREILVRILFADVDVGVETSSSEVVTESLALLVMFHMTEGECESISSDPGRVGFMTRLLFDSSIENRVNAAALVEMVLTGSKSTDLKMIISGSGSVFEGVMDLLRSSVSSRRALKIGIKALFALCLVKQTRHLAISAGAPGTLIDRLAADFDRCDTERGLATVELLCRLPEGCAAFGEHALTVPLLVKTILRVSDRATEYAAGALLALCTAEERCRDEAAAAGLVTQLLLLVQSDCTERAKRKAQMLLKLLRDSWPDDTLVNSDEFGRSEVAPF
- the LOC103832924 gene encoding uncharacterized protein At4g06744, which encodes MASLLLLLLSLSLVSFTLPTGDTHITKRKSFEIIIGGGGNPPPSPSPEPEPEPEDCSPPPPPPPCPPPPQLPPPQRQRAPPKPPPKSRGQPPLPLLGFESPLLKKVFPVLKAFQKLVTRDPMHILKTWEGTDICNKYKYLGLECAIFPNTTDKALASIQFNGFNFGGDKLVLHNFLDKLDTVTIFHANSNDFLGSVPEVTNLKYLFELDLSNNKLTGDFPASVLKAKNLTFLDLRFNTFSGCVPPQVFNLDLDVLFINNNNLVQTLPSNLGSITALYLTFANNRFTGPIPASIGNIKFLQEVLFLNNSLTGCLPYQIGKLNQATVFDVGFNQLTGLIPYSFGCLAKMEQLNLARNKFYGTIPEIVCELSSLKNLSLSYNYFTQAGPKCRELIKRNILDVRMNCILDLPNQKTASECSTFFMQRQTCPDPKSMYLIPCGKNPNGVKLDQERLEAKEAQASSPVSYGVLNPDGVRNR